Below is a window of Phoenix dactylifera cultivar Barhee BC4 chromosome 7, palm_55x_up_171113_PBpolish2nd_filt_p, whole genome shotgun sequence DNA.
atatatatataatatttttaaatatgatattatgttatattttgttttaactatatttttttaattatgacaAAGGCTGGAATTGGAGCTCAAACTCGAGCTCAAGTATGGCTTGATTGGTATTCGAGTCGAATCGAGTTGCTCTCGAgtaaggctttttttttttttcttttctctggtCGAGTGTAAGCTTGTATGTTAAAGCTCGATCTATCTTGAGTCAAGTTTCGAGCTAAGTTCAAACCTCTAGCTACTCGACTTGATATggtttggagtgctttgagaatAGTGCAATAGTTGATCCAACGGTTGATTTGTGCAAATGAAGGTAAATAAAATGACTCCTTGctatcttccttttttttcgttCTTATGCATCAAATGTGCCTGATGGTGGTAAAGCCGTTGCTCGTGCAATGCACATGACCCATACAAACtaagagaggaaaaagaagaaatcatactCATGGTTGCCAGATAAAAATGCGAAACAttataaaaagtttttaaaaggtgGGAATGCCAAGGGATTAATATAGACAAAAACTAAAGTGTATGTTAAGATATCGAGTATTAGTgattaagagtataattaatttGCACTATGCTAAAGAACTGCttccataaaattttaaaaaaaatgacagaAATTGTGCAAAAAATTAATACTGTTTACAAGAATTTtcaaaacataaaaatattttcatttattcttATATCACTAACTTTTCACAAGCAAGTGCAGTGATGGTTTTAATatgacaaataaaataaataaatatatatttgaaattaaatttatataatattttattttgaaatttattttttagttaCAACAATCCAATAAGGTATTGAAAAATATCTTCCAAAAATGGTGGTGGGTATGAAAAATTCAAGAAAACTACCTTCATCCACCAAAACCAATCTATGGTCCAAAATCTAATTCTCTCTATCTTTATATCCATCCTGCAACAAAAAATTATTGGGTGGATGAGGTTCATCATGAATTTAGAATGAATTCATCCTATAAAAGATGAAATTATTAGATAGATTTATTTCATTCTAAGTTCATAATAAATTTAGTCCATCTAATAATTTTTAGTTTATAATGCTTTAGGTACACTGTACCGCATATCCTCTTCTATACTAAATTGCATCAAATTTCTGATTATAATTACAGAAATTAAGGGGGAAAAGATCCGGACACCTCCCTGCCACCCGTCTCTTCTGAATTCTGATCCTTCTATATAAGGCAGGAGGGAACGCGAGAGAAGCAGCAAAGCGAAGCGAACGATCGAGAGAGCGTCGCGGCGGCGGAGTAGAATAAGGGTTTCTGATCGCGGTCGTCGGTAGTAGGCGGCGGAGATGGATCCGGACGCGGTGGCGAAGGCGTTCGTTGAGCACTACTACCGGACGTTTGACTCGAACCGGGCAGGGCTGGCGAACCTCTACCAGGAGGGGTCGATGCTGACCTTCGAGGGGGCCAAGACCCAGGGCGCCCAGGCCATCGCCGCCAagatctcctccctccccttccagCAGTGCATCCACAACATATCCACCGTCGATTGCCAGCCCTCCGGCCCCGCCGGCGGCATGCTCGTCTTCGTCAGCGGCTCCCTCCAGCTCGCCGGCGAGCAGCACGCCCTCAAGTTCAGCCAGGTCtccatcctttttctttttcctccctttctcGCTTCGATCTGACGCTTGATCCATTTATTGATCTGGGCTTCCGTTTGGTTGATTCCTAGTACTTAATTTGCTCCGGCTTATAGATCtgagttttctttcttcttcttcttcttcttcttcttcttcttcttcttcttgattgcgATCTGTTTATTTATCTGTGGTGATGGTCTGATCCAGGCTTTTGCTAAGCTAAAGTTGGGATTTTGGTGACATATAGTGAACGTAACTGTCAATAGGAATGGTTGTTGACTTTTTGACCCTCGGTATCTTTGTTTCGGTGATCTATGGTGCTCTGAATGTCATTTCTTTTGATTATTTGAGTATGGgttttttgatctttttttctcttgttaACAAATATTAACATCTTACTGTGGGTTTTGTTTAGTTGAAAAATTGAGGCATGGTGAGTTCTGTCCAAGTGCCTGACACTGTCCAGATCCTTAGAACACTTTATATAAGATGGCTATGTAGATCAGTATGGGCACTGATATTCTGACGCCAAGATTATGTGTTTCTAAAGATGTGCTTGTATCGCTTGGATGTTGTTAAGCAATGCCAGTAAAGGATGGCACTAGTAACAAAGTCCCGAACTATTGGTGGGAATGTTCATGGTCGTTGGAATTTGCCAAATAATACATGCAGCAATTACGTAATGAGGAAGTTATGCATAAAAAAATAGCAGAGATACTACTAGAAAGTATAGTTTCAATATTTCCGATACGTAATCCTTTATATACATGTTGAGGCAAACAGACACTACGGTGGAATAGACCTGCTAATATGCCCAATGTTCCCCCTCCCAGAACAAAAAGATCAAAACCTTCTGCACCCCATGCTGGATTTACAAATTGTACGTTTCCAGTTAGATTGGACGAAACCAAGAAATAACTCCTTACTTGCGAAATTATTAGGAGATTTTATTAAGATCAAACAATTCTATCTTATTGAGTATGACTGTATAGATATGTGCATGCCAGAGTTAATGTTTATCTTTTACAACCATGACAAGAACATCAGAGCATCTTGTGAAAGAAGGCTTATATAGTTCCAATGTGCCTGTCACTGAGGTGGCTTTTAAGGTAGCAAGGTTTTGGATCAGGATACCTTGTTGAGGCTGCATGTGTTTAGCTGCTTCCCCTTGAACAtgtttattaactttgaaaactgCTGTAAAGGTCAGCCAATTATATATACTGCTTACCCTTTAACAATAATTGTGCTGTCAATTTGATGTGTAAAATTCAACCCTTCTGCAAATTTGTTTTATAGCCCATGGATATTCTTTAGCttgagcatatatatatatatatatatatatatatatatatatcatggcTAGGTTTGTTTGTGCTATTACATGATCGATGTGCTTTTGATACGGCAACATGAGTTTTCAAACTTCTACAAGATCCAATTATCTATTGGTCAGGTCCATTTTTTGTCATTTCCATTATTGCTGACCATCTTAGACTAAACATCAAGTGATTTGATTGGCTTAGATAGAGTTAAGTTAGCTTGTTTACTGCTCTACTGATAAGGCTTTTTGGTTTTAAGTATATTGTGTAGTAATCATGGTCGGCGGAACCATCTCAAACTGCCTAGTTCGGAGCATCCTGAGTCGAAGTGGTGGCAGACCAGGATAATTCCGGCAACGAAAAAGAGACCACCGacagagggagagaaagagaagaaaaaagaggaaaagagaggggggagggagggagggggagaggaaggTGGAGGCTGGAGAGCCGCGGAAGAGGGGCTCTGCCTTCGGTCTTcagtttcgttcgaaacagaggTCCGGAGGGgaccccttttatttttgcgacttttaagtgaaagtcggcaaagccattgccgacttcacttaactTTTTACTTAAAGCCAAAATAAATACTAAGTTGGATACAATTTGATAGTTTGCTTTATTTGTTTTCACTGCAGATCTTGTCTTGAGAACATTGTGATGAACTCTAGCTCTATGTTCCACCATTGGGCATCCATGTTCTAATGGTGCTGACAGATTCAAATATTTCACATGGACTGGTAGATCTTGGCCCCATGTAATCTAGATCATATTAGATATCTTGATACTGATTATTGGTTTAAACCTTGATCTTGTTATGAATCCTAGCCTTAGTTTAGGCTTATTTGGGCTCCTTTTATTGTCCATTTAGGTGTTAATTTACTTCCTTAAATTTCTGCATTTTAGATTTGAGTTCTATGATGTCATACATCACAACATTAATGCCATTTAATGTCCtttagagtttagaatataataTTTGCAGTCTTTGAGTTTATTCTGAATTTAACCCATAAGAAGGTATCCAATATGGCTGAAAGAGGTGGAAATCAGAAAAGGCCCAAGCACAACCACATGCACGGGGTGCTTGGCAATAGGCTGCGCAGAGTATGCTTAATGAGCATGTCTTAATGCTGGCGATCATCATTGAGCGGTTAAGTCTGTTCTTTAACACATTGGCCTTGGCATCATTAAGGAACACTTACACCTAGGAACTGGGACCTTGTTGTGCTTGGAGAGGTTGCAGCTCCATATCAAATTATCTTACAGAAACTAGTGGCGTACAGGATGATGACCCACTGGTTTCAAGTTCCAACTTTACTGACGAGCTTGatgtatatgtagaacaacctagGACGCTAGTTTCAAGTTCCACCTAGGACACATCAACATGAGTCTCCACTGTGAGGGGTTTAACTCATAGAGTCTCACGGAGCCACTATACTGGAGCATCTCAAGTAGGTATTGATGATAGGTTACTCATGACACTATAGTGGTCTTCATATTATGGGATTTACATTGAGATTGATGACTTTAAGAGGTCATCTCAAAAAATGTGAGTTCCATTATTAATAAGATAGCATCAATCATTTATTTGAGTGAAAAAGCGTGAAGGAAAATGAGCAAAGTTTGTCACCACTTAAAGTTGTAGCATTATTGTGGTGGAAAGAGCTTCGAACTAGCTGAGCTTGAAGAGGAAAGGAGACAATCTTCACCTGAGAAAAAATGAGTTATTAGTTACAGATATAGTACTTCAAAATCTGACTACTCTCTCTCCGAATCTCCTGGGGGCTTGGATTTATGTAGGGCCACAAGTTAATCTTTAAGAATTTGACTTACGGGCTTCAACAAGAACGCATGATTACATCTCCCTGTTCAGGATTACGCATTCCTGTTCCATTTTCACTGCAAATGGTGTGCATCAGCAATCCCTAGAACTAAGAAGCTAGTCTAGTGAACATTTAGGATGGACACCAATAACAGATGCCCTACAATTTGTATTGGATGAAGCCTAGTCCTGAGACAACTCAAGCTGCCAAACCCACCTACTGACTCCTGCAAACACCACTAGTAGACCCAGAGCAGGAGATGCATGGACTgttgatcatcaaaattaagtGTAGTTGGTATAAATATCTATTCCAGGGGCTAACTGTTGACTAGATTCCAAAATTACTTTAATTAAGGTATGTAAATATTAATGTTTGTATAATTAGTTTGGCTACTAATTGTGTTATGAGGGTTCACTTTTTTTTCATGTTAACTATTATACTGGTGCTCAATTACTAAAGCTTGTAAAATGTTATCCTAATAGTGACCAATGTTATTGTTTTCAGTTTTATATATTTCTTGAGGGGGATGTTGGTAGAAAGTCATCATGCCAAAACCAAATAGATG
It encodes the following:
- the LOC103707852 gene encoding nuclear transport factor 2B — protein: MDPDAVAKAFVEHYYRTFDSNRAGLANLYQEGSMLTFEGAKTQGAQAIAAKISSLPFQQCIHNISTVDCQPSGPAGGMLVFVSGSLQLAGEQHALKFSQMFHLMPTPQGSFYVLNDIFRLNYA